One segment of Rosa chinensis cultivar Old Blush chromosome 6, RchiOBHm-V2, whole genome shotgun sequence DNA contains the following:
- the LOC112174790 gene encoding heparanase-like protein 3, whose product MCEIMRALVLLFFVCFWLYDVTHNHNSISVASQSTEEDTVFVNGTAAIGSIDDDFVCATMDWWPPEKCDYGTCSWGNASLLNLDLGNDILLNAIKAFSPLKLRLGGTLQDKVIYQTEDSPKHHTSFVKDSSQLFGFSDGYLPMPRWDELNILFKNAGAVVIFGLNALQGRTIDSHGAAVGDWNASNAESFIRYTVNKGYTIHGWELGNELCGSGVGTRVTADQYASDINSLHNKVQDIYSGSELAKPLVLAPGGFFDSSWFSDFVDKAPQSVQVLTHHIYNLGPGSAPDLVDKILDPSVLDGISKTFSDLQMLLKNSKISAVGWVGESGGAYNSGHNLVTNAFVFSFWYLDQLGMAASYDTKTYCRQTLIGGNYGLLDIQTFQPNPDYYSALLWHRLMGNNVLSTSFSGTKKLRTYSHCSKKTQGITVLLINLDGNTTVQIDVSTENGGSRSSLNLEQGLKDSKATKNDVREEYHLTAKDGDLHSRVMLLNGKELTVESAGQIPSLEPMIVGMSDPTSVAPFSIVFVHIPNITVPACK is encoded by the exons ATGTGTGAAATAATGCGTGCTCtggttcttctcttcttcgttTGCTTCTGGCTGTACGATGTCACTCACAACCACAACTCGATCTCTGTGGCTTCACAGAGCACGGAGGAAGACACTGTCTTTGTCAATGGAACAGCTGCAATCGGAAGCATAGACGACGACTTTGTTTGTGCTACAATGGATTGGTGGCCGCCGGAGAAATGCGACTATGGAACTTGTAGCTGGGGCAATGCTTCTCTTCTTAATCTA GACCTTGGCAACGATATACTTTTGAATGCAATAAAAG CATTTTCACCCTTGAAACTTAGGCTGGGCGGCACCTTACAAGACAAAGTCATATACCAGACAGAAGACAGTCCAAaacatcatacttcatttgTCAAAGATAGTTCACAGTTGTTTGGCTTCTCTGATGGTTACTTACCTATGCCTAGATGGGATGAACTGAACATTTTGTTCAAGAATGCTGG GGCTGTTGTTATATTTGGACTAAATGCACTGCAAGGCAGGACCATAGATTCCCATGGTGCTGCTGTGGGTGATTGGAATGCGAGTAATGCTGAATCTTTTATAAGATATACAGTCAACAAAGGATACACAATTCATGGTTGGGAGCTAG GTAATGAACTATGTGGGAGTGGAGTTGGAACAAGAGTCACAGCAGACCAATACGCTTCAGACATAAACTCTCTCCATAACAAGGTGCAAGATATTTATTCAGGTTCTGAATTAGCTAAGCCACTAGTCTTGGCACCAGGAGGGTTCTTTGATTCCAGTTGGTTCTCAGATTTTGTTGATAAAGCACCTCAATCTGTTCAAGTACTCACACACCACATATACAACCTTGGTCCAG GTAGTGCCCCGGATCTTGTTGACAAGATCCTCGATCCATCTGTTCTTGATGGTATTTCCAAAACCTTCAGTGACCTACAAATGCTACTTAAGAATTCAAAAATTTCAGCAGTGGGATGGGTTGGTGAATCAGGAGGTGCTTACAACAGTGGTCACAATCTTGTTACAAATGCATTTGTATTCAGTTTCTG GTACCTGGACCAGCTTGGGATGGCAGCATCTTATGATACGAAAACATATTGCAGACAAACACTCATTGGTGGAAATTATGGCCTCCTTGACATCCAAACCTTTCAACCAAATCCTGATTATTACAG CGCTCTTCTTTGGCATCGTCTAATGGGAAACAATGTCCTGTCAACAAGCTTTTCCGGGACAAAGAAACTGCGCACTTACTCTCATTGTTCCAAGAAAACA CAAGGAATCACAGTGCTGCTCATCAACTTAGACGGTAACACTACAGTTCAAATCGATGTTTCAACTGAAAATGGTGGCAGCCGCAGTAGTTTGAATTTGGAACAAGGCCTCAAGGATTCTAAAGCAACCAAGAACGATGTAAGAGAAGAATACCACCTAACAGCTAAGGATGGGGACTTGCACAGCCGAGTAATGCTTCTAAATGGGAAAGAACTGACCGTAGAATCAGCAGGGCAAATCCCAAGCTTGGAGCCAATGATAGTAGGGATGTCAGATCCCACCTCTGTGGCACCTTTCTCTATTGTATTTGTTCACATTCCCAACATAACTGTCCCTGCTTGTAAATAG
- the LOC112172083 gene encoding cysteine--tRNA ligase, chloroplastic/mitochondrial isoform X1 has translation MGTLLKCYRPFFSTRTLQLGTHCFNNPKRRIRCLSTTTTTSSSHSQPSIDVATKSESPASSELWLHNTMSRKKELFKPKIEGKVGMYVCGVTAYDLSHIGHARVYVTFDVLYRYLRHLGYQVTYVRNFTDVDDKIIARANELGEDPISLSRRYCEEFNRDMEYLHCLPPSVEPRVSDHMPQIIDMIKQIIENGHAYGVDGDVYFSVDKFPDYGRLSGRKLEDNRAGERVTVDSRKKNPADFALWKSAKEGEPFWDSPWGPGRPGWHIECSAMSAAYLGYSFDIHGGGMDLVFPHHENEIAQSCAACKQSDISYWIHNGFVTIDSEKMSKSLGNFFTIRQVIDLYHPLALRLFLLGTHYQSPINYSDVQLESTSERIFYIFQTLYDCESVVSQHVVPTLKDTIPPEIVESINKFYNVFVTSMSDDLHSSVVFGALSDPLKTMNDLLHTRKGKKQALRIESLAALEKITRNALSILGLLPASYSEILQQLREKALKRAKLTEDQVLQKIEERTAARKNKEYEKSDTIRKNLAAVGITLMDNPDGTTWRPAVPLAIQEQQVASP, from the exons ATGGGTACTCTGCTCAAGTGCTACAGACCCTTCTTCTCAACTCGGACGCTTCAACTCGGAACGCACTGTTTCAACAACCCCAAAAGGAGAATCCGCTGCCTGAGTACTACTACCACTACTTCTTCAAGCCACTCCCAGCCGTCGATTGATGTCGCCACCAAATCGGAGAGTCCAGCGTCGTCGGAGCTCTGGCTGCACAACACAATGAGCAGGAAGAAGGAGCTCTTTAAGCCCAAAATTGAAGGCAAAGTGGGCATGTACGTCTGTGGAGTCACAGCTTACGATCTTAGCCATATCGGCCACGCTCGCGTCTACGTCACTTTCGATGTTCTCTACAG ATATCTTAGGCATTTGGGCTATCAAGTCACTTATGTTCGAAATTTCACCGACGTTGATGACAAA ATAATTGCTAGAGCAAATGAATTGGGGGAGGATCCAATCAGTTTGAGTAGACGTTACTGTGAGGAGTTCAATCGAGATATGGAGTATCTCCATTGCCTGCCTCCTTCTGTGGAACCACGAGTGTCTGATCACATGCCACAGATCATTGATATGATTAAGCAG ATTATTGAAAATGGACATGCCTATGGAGTTGATGGGGATGTGTATTTCAGTGTTGACAAGTTCCCAGATTATGGACGTCTATCTGGGCGAAAATTAGAAGATAATCGAGCCGGTGAGCGAGTCACTGTTgattcaaggaagaaaaatCCTGCTGATTTTGCTTTATGGAAG TCTGCAAAGGAAGGTGAACCCTTCTGGGACAGTCCATGGGGCCCTGGAAGACCTGGTTGGCATATCGAGTGCAGTGCCATGAGTGCTGCTTATTTGGGTTACTCTTTTGACATACATGGTGGAGGGATGGACCTTGTATTTCCCCACCATGAGAATGAAATTGCTCAGAGTTGTGCTGCATGTAAACAAAGTGATATAAGCTACTGGATACACAATGGTTTTGTCACTATAGACTCCGAGAAAATGTCGAAATCCCTAGGGAACTTCTTTACAATTCGGCAG GTTATAGACCTATACCATCCATTGGCTTTGCGACTTTTCTTATTAGGGACCCATTATCAGTCTCCAATCAACTACTCTGATGTGCAGCTTGAAAGCACTTCAGAGCGGATCTTCTACATATTTCAG ACTTTATATGATTGTGAAAGTGTCGTAAGCCAGCATGTTGTGCCAACCCTGAAGGATACCATTCCTCCTGAAATAGTGGAAAGCATCAATaagttctacaatgtttttGTAACATCAATGTCAGATGATCTTCACAGTTCTGTTGTTTTTGGTGCATTATCAGACCCATTAAAAACTATGAATGATCTGCTACACACTCGCAAG GGCAAGAAGCAAGCATTGAGGATAGAGTCTCTTGCAGCTTTGGAAAAGATTACCAGGAATGCTTTAAGCATTTTGGGATTACTGCCTGCAAGTTACTCCGAG ATTCTGCAGCAGCTGAGAGAAAAAGCCTTGAAGCGTGCAAAATTAACAGAAGATCAAGTATTGCAGAAAATCGAGGAAAGAACTGCAGCAAGGAAGAACAAAGAGTACGAAAAATCAGATACAATTCGAAAAAATTTAGCTGCTGTGGGAATCACTCTTATGGACAACCCAGATGGGACAACATGGAGACCAGCTGTACCTCTTGCAATTCAAGAGCAGCAGGTGGCATCTCCTTGA
- the LOC112172083 gene encoding cysteine--tRNA ligase, chloroplastic/mitochondrial isoform X2, giving the protein MFSTGRYLRHLGYQVTYVRNFTDVDDKIIARANELGEDPISLSRRYCEEFNRDMEYLHCLPPSVEPRVSDHMPQIIDMIKQIIENGHAYGVDGDVYFSVDKFPDYGRLSGRKLEDNRAGERVTVDSRKKNPADFALWKSAKEGEPFWDSPWGPGRPGWHIECSAMSAAYLGYSFDIHGGGMDLVFPHHENEIAQSCAACKQSDISYWIHNGFVTIDSEKMSKSLGNFFTIRQVIDLYHPLALRLFLLGTHYQSPINYSDVQLESTSERIFYIFQTLYDCESVVSQHVVPTLKDTIPPEIVESINKFYNVFVTSMSDDLHSSVVFGALSDPLKTMNDLLHTRKGKKQALRIESLAALEKITRNALSILGLLPASYSEILQQLREKALKRAKLTEDQVLQKIEERTAARKNKEYEKSDTIRKNLAAVGITLMDNPDGTTWRPAVPLAIQEQQVASP; this is encoded by the exons ATGTTCTCTACAG GCAGATATCTTAGGCATTTGGGCTATCAAGTCACTTATGTTCGAAATTTCACCGACGTTGATGACAAA ATAATTGCTAGAGCAAATGAATTGGGGGAGGATCCAATCAGTTTGAGTAGACGTTACTGTGAGGAGTTCAATCGAGATATGGAGTATCTCCATTGCCTGCCTCCTTCTGTGGAACCACGAGTGTCTGATCACATGCCACAGATCATTGATATGATTAAGCAG ATTATTGAAAATGGACATGCCTATGGAGTTGATGGGGATGTGTATTTCAGTGTTGACAAGTTCCCAGATTATGGACGTCTATCTGGGCGAAAATTAGAAGATAATCGAGCCGGTGAGCGAGTCACTGTTgattcaaggaagaaaaatCCTGCTGATTTTGCTTTATGGAAG TCTGCAAAGGAAGGTGAACCCTTCTGGGACAGTCCATGGGGCCCTGGAAGACCTGGTTGGCATATCGAGTGCAGTGCCATGAGTGCTGCTTATTTGGGTTACTCTTTTGACATACATGGTGGAGGGATGGACCTTGTATTTCCCCACCATGAGAATGAAATTGCTCAGAGTTGTGCTGCATGTAAACAAAGTGATATAAGCTACTGGATACACAATGGTTTTGTCACTATAGACTCCGAGAAAATGTCGAAATCCCTAGGGAACTTCTTTACAATTCGGCAG GTTATAGACCTATACCATCCATTGGCTTTGCGACTTTTCTTATTAGGGACCCATTATCAGTCTCCAATCAACTACTCTGATGTGCAGCTTGAAAGCACTTCAGAGCGGATCTTCTACATATTTCAG ACTTTATATGATTGTGAAAGTGTCGTAAGCCAGCATGTTGTGCCAACCCTGAAGGATACCATTCCTCCTGAAATAGTGGAAAGCATCAATaagttctacaatgtttttGTAACATCAATGTCAGATGATCTTCACAGTTCTGTTGTTTTTGGTGCATTATCAGACCCATTAAAAACTATGAATGATCTGCTACACACTCGCAAG GGCAAGAAGCAAGCATTGAGGATAGAGTCTCTTGCAGCTTTGGAAAAGATTACCAGGAATGCTTTAAGCATTTTGGGATTACTGCCTGCAAGTTACTCCGAG ATTCTGCAGCAGCTGAGAGAAAAAGCCTTGAAGCGTGCAAAATTAACAGAAGATCAAGTATTGCAGAAAATCGAGGAAAGAACTGCAGCAAGGAAGAACAAAGAGTACGAAAAATCAGATACAATTCGAAAAAATTTAGCTGCTGTGGGAATCACTCTTATGGACAACCCAGATGGGACAACATGGAGACCAGCTGTACCTCTTGCAATTCAAGAGCAGCAGGTGGCATCTCCTTGA
- the LOC112172083 gene encoding cysteine--tRNA ligase, chloroplastic/mitochondrial isoform X3, protein MEYLHCLPPSVEPRVSDHMPQIIDMIKQIIENGHAYGVDGDVYFSVDKFPDYGRLSGRKLEDNRAGERVTVDSRKKNPADFALWKSAKEGEPFWDSPWGPGRPGWHIECSAMSAAYLGYSFDIHGGGMDLVFPHHENEIAQSCAACKQSDISYWIHNGFVTIDSEKMSKSLGNFFTIRQVIDLYHPLALRLFLLGTHYQSPINYSDVQLESTSERIFYIFQTLYDCESVVSQHVVPTLKDTIPPEIVESINKFYNVFVTSMSDDLHSSVVFGALSDPLKTMNDLLHTRKGKKQALRIESLAALEKITRNALSILGLLPASYSEILQQLREKALKRAKLTEDQVLQKIEERTAARKNKEYEKSDTIRKNLAAVGITLMDNPDGTTWRPAVPLAIQEQQVASP, encoded by the exons ATGGAGTATCTCCATTGCCTGCCTCCTTCTGTGGAACCACGAGTGTCTGATCACATGCCACAGATCATTGATATGATTAAGCAG ATTATTGAAAATGGACATGCCTATGGAGTTGATGGGGATGTGTATTTCAGTGTTGACAAGTTCCCAGATTATGGACGTCTATCTGGGCGAAAATTAGAAGATAATCGAGCCGGTGAGCGAGTCACTGTTgattcaaggaagaaaaatCCTGCTGATTTTGCTTTATGGAAG TCTGCAAAGGAAGGTGAACCCTTCTGGGACAGTCCATGGGGCCCTGGAAGACCTGGTTGGCATATCGAGTGCAGTGCCATGAGTGCTGCTTATTTGGGTTACTCTTTTGACATACATGGTGGAGGGATGGACCTTGTATTTCCCCACCATGAGAATGAAATTGCTCAGAGTTGTGCTGCATGTAAACAAAGTGATATAAGCTACTGGATACACAATGGTTTTGTCACTATAGACTCCGAGAAAATGTCGAAATCCCTAGGGAACTTCTTTACAATTCGGCAG GTTATAGACCTATACCATCCATTGGCTTTGCGACTTTTCTTATTAGGGACCCATTATCAGTCTCCAATCAACTACTCTGATGTGCAGCTTGAAAGCACTTCAGAGCGGATCTTCTACATATTTCAG ACTTTATATGATTGTGAAAGTGTCGTAAGCCAGCATGTTGTGCCAACCCTGAAGGATACCATTCCTCCTGAAATAGTGGAAAGCATCAATaagttctacaatgtttttGTAACATCAATGTCAGATGATCTTCACAGTTCTGTTGTTTTTGGTGCATTATCAGACCCATTAAAAACTATGAATGATCTGCTACACACTCGCAAG GGCAAGAAGCAAGCATTGAGGATAGAGTCTCTTGCAGCTTTGGAAAAGATTACCAGGAATGCTTTAAGCATTTTGGGATTACTGCCTGCAAGTTACTCCGAG ATTCTGCAGCAGCTGAGAGAAAAAGCCTTGAAGCGTGCAAAATTAACAGAAGATCAAGTATTGCAGAAAATCGAGGAAAGAACTGCAGCAAGGAAGAACAAAGAGTACGAAAAATCAGATACAATTCGAAAAAATTTAGCTGCTGTGGGAATCACTCTTATGGACAACCCAGATGGGACAACATGGAGACCAGCTGTACCTCTTGCAATTCAAGAGCAGCAGGTGGCATCTCCTTGA
- the LOC112172085 gene encoding hydroxyproline O-galactosyltransferase HPGT3 codes for MESLPTTTTSKSDRRSRSKPIQTSKPSIFLAFFSCVAWLYVAGRLWQDAENRTVLANLLKKNLGQRPMVLSVEDKLAVLGCKDLERRIVEAEMDLTLAKSQGYLKNNLKQTSGPFLAVIGVFTGFGSRLQRNGFRGSWMPKVDALKKLEERGVVIRFVIGRSPNKGDSLDRNIDEESRATQDFLILEGHEEAQEELPKKAKFFFSTAVRNWDAEFYVKVDDNINLDLEGIIGLLEKRRGQDSAYIGCMKSGDVIAEEGKSWYEPDWWKFGDQKSYFRHAGTSLFILSKNLAQYINVNSASLKTYAHDDVSVGSWMMGIQATYIDDNRLCCSSIRQDKVCSLA; via the exons ATGGAGAGCTTACCGACGACGACGACGTCGAAATCGGACAGACGATCGAGATCGAAGCCTATTCAAACTTCCAAGCCTTCCATCTTCTTGGCCTTCTTCTCCTGCGTCGCTTGGCTCTACGTCGCCGGCCG GTTGTGGCAAGATGCGGAGAACAGAACAGTCTTAGCTAATCTTCTTAAGAAAAACTTAGGCCAG AGACCGATGGTGCTTTCAGTTGAAGATAAGTTAGCAGTCCTTGGATGCAA GGACCTGGAGAGGAGGATTGTTGAAGCTGAGATGGACTTGACGTTGGCCAAGAGTCAAGGCTACCTCAAGAACAACTTGAAGCAAACCTCTGGTCCATTTCTCGCTGTTATTGGAGTTTTTACCGGATTTGGCAGCCGTTTGCAGCGGAATGGGTTTCGAGGGTCTTGGATGCCTAAAG TTGATGCTTTGAAAAAACTTGAAGAAAGAGGAGTAGTCATACGTTTTGTGATTGGTCGGAG TCCCAACAAAGGCGATAGCTTAGACCGCAATATTGATGAGGAAAGTCGTGCGACACAGGATTTCTTGATTCTT GAAGGTCATGAGGAGGCTCAAGAAGAGTTGCCTAAGAAAGCAAAGTTCTTCTTCAGTACCGCAGTTCGAAATTGGGATGCTGAATTTTATGTAAAAGTTGATGACAATATCAATCTTGACCTTG AGGGGATAATCGGACTTCTTGAAAAACGTCGTGGTCAAGACAGTGCTTATATTGGTTGTATGAAGTCAGGAGATGTCATTGCTGAAGA GGGAAAGTCTTGGTATGAACCTGACTGGTGGAAGTTTGGGGATCAGAAATC GTACTTTCGACATGCCGGTACTTCACTCTTCATACTATCGAAGAACTTAGCTCAGTACATAAACGTTAACAG TGCATCTTTGAAGACTTATGCTCATGATGATGTATCAGTGGGTTCATGGATGATGGGTATCCAAGCGACTTATATTGATGACAACCGTCTTTGCTGTAGTAGCATTAGACAAG ACAAGGTCTGTTCATTAGCTTGA